In Augochlora pura isolate Apur16 chromosome 3, APUR_v2.2.1, whole genome shotgun sequence, the sequence CACAGAGGAAAAGAAGTCTGATAATGGAGAACCGAATTCCCCGTTGTCGGATACCACGGAAGCtgagaaaaaattgaaagcagATCTCGATCcgattaataaagaattgatGGATCTAAAAAGTAGTAAGAGTGAATTAGAAGACAAATACAAAAGAGCGCTCGCGGATGGGGAGAATCTTAGGATTagattaatgaaacaaattgatgatgcaaaattatttggtaTTCAAAGTTTCTGTAAAGACCTATTAGAAGTAGCAGATATCTTGGGCAAAGCTACAGAGAGTGTACCACAAGACGAACTAACGAATCAGAATCCacatttaaaaacattatttgagGGTTTAACGATGACTGAAGCACAGCTACACAAAGTAAACAAGGAACTATAATGGCAtcaattatgtatattaaaagaaaatattagatacattACTTTCAAATGATTCTTCACAGGTGTTTAAGAAGCATGGTCTAGTATCAATGAATCCACTGAACGAAAAGTTTGATCCTAATCAACATGAAGCATTATTTCAACAGGTAAAACTTTACATACGTATATGTAAGCCTTAAGttatatttcaatgatatatttgcagttctaataaaatacatttctacATAGGAAGTTATAGGTAAAGAGCCAGGGACAGTTGTAGTTGTATCTAAACTGGGATATAAATTGCATGAACGAGTAGTGAGACCAGCATTAGTTGGTGTTGCTAAaggataattaattgttttgtattaattaaataagaaagaaatgaCAACATAATCCTTGGAATCAAAATACAATCCATTGATTCAAAtgttaatgataattaaaattggaatgTAAACTACAGAAAGtgaatgttataaatttatgcTAAATGTGAGTAGAATATactgattttataataagtatatttgTTCTCACCAAGAactatttgataataatttataatttcaaaataatgtaacaattttgatGTTTCATATAATAGATTTATGTGTACATgcatatttaaaagaatcatTCCTTTTGTTGTATTgtcttttatttgttacatttcATTACAACGATAaaacgaaatgatttttgagTTTAATTAGGATACTTGAACttaattcgttaaataaatatttttttaaaaatgaatgatgTAATTCACAAATTATCTCTTGCTAATTTACTATAACTTAAgtcaaacataaaataattttcgtaaaaattttagtACTAATTACACGTTCGACTCGCAACCAAGAGGAACAGTAATCTGTAATTTAAAGAGTGGGCTTTCGAACGTGATCTAACATCTTTCAAAAACTTTATACAGATCAGGCAGGTTTGCTATCTGCAATATCGTTGAATCATGTGCAAAATGCTTAGGGGGAAGTAAACTCTCTTTAATTGCAGCATATAAAACGTGTTCTGTTATGTACCTCCAGTCATAAGTGTTATGTACAGGATTCATACGACTGTAATACATTGCAGTTTCTCTGCAAAATGTTTTGAAACAATGTTTTTCTGCTGACCAATCTACTTCGGTAGCCAAACGTAGTATATATAAAGGTAGACCGGCTtcatatggaaaatatttctctgaaaagaaagaaaaaaaatgatcaataatattttttataatagttttatcaaaatatttatacctaGTAGCACTGGTAAAGATTTCAGGTTTCCCTTCTTATCTATAACAACCGAAAAGTATTCCTTCAACATATCTGCTTTCTCTAACAGGAGTTCTTTAACGCTTGTTGCCAAGTCTTCTTTCTTTCCATCTTCTTCTGTCCAACCAGCTTCACTACTTTCCAGTCCTAACATAGCTAAATCATACAAAGAAATCGGATCCTACAAATAAGTAAACATTAATGCACAATGCCTGAAAATGTTGTTAGTTCGGATACCCATAGATCCGATAATAAGAGTACGCTTAATACTAACGGAGAATTTAATAACGCCATAGTTCGCAAAATCATAGAGcataatttcgtaaaacagCTCCTccctaaaatataaaagtaccTAAAATTATCTGTATGActttttaactatatttagaatatatctAACAGAGTTTATAGTTTCCTTACGCTAATTTCTTTGTGTTACAAAGATATAAATTCACTCCACTCTGAATAAGTGCAAAATGTTCATCTATACAACCAACAAAAACTAAGTCtgacaaaatttgtttcaatccTTCATGCAATTCGTCTTCTACTTCTTTCCGCAACCTTAACACGCTCGTTAATTTGACTTCtcttctgaaattatttactgtataaGATTTGAAACTATGACTACTTTTAGAGtcctcatttttattactacaAGATTCCTTTGTTTCATGTGATTCCAGCGAATCTGCATTAGATTGATTGTCAgtcttgttatttatttccgtttcttcTTCAAAAGGACTAGAATTTTCTACAAGTTTCTTTTCCTCGTTGATGGTATTGGGTCTATTTGCAAAGTATTTTAACACTCGTTTACGTGCTTCAACCGCTACTTCATCGATGCATTTTTCTTGTATGGAATCATTTACTGCACTTGTATTATTTATGTCCTCAAAGTTATTCTGGATGCTGTCTACATTTTCCTGGTTTTCATTGCTATTAAATATGGTtgagattatattatttggcTGTTCTAATTCTGATGATGTAGATTGACTggattcatttattatatcactCCATGGTGTATTCGGTAGTTCTGTACTTAATTTTTTGACGGGTGACAATTTATTGTTAGTATTTTCATTAAGCGTTGGACACTGTGTTTCATCTGTTTTTCCTTGATCAGTATCGTCTTCATCTTTAAGCCTTGCGTTATACAGTACACTTTGTTCAATGTTCACTTTgttgattgaaatattattttcagattgTTCAGGCTGTGAACTATTATTGATTCCAGCATTTTTCATTCCTGTTTCTACAGTGAAATTAAACTTATCCAATTTCTGATTAGATGAGTCGGTTCTAATCATTTCTTGGGGACGAgctttctttgttttttcaGTGCTTTCCTTCTCATATTCTGGCAAAACTTCCTTCAAAACTTCTTTGGTAATGTCAGCTTTTGGTAATCTTGCTTGCACATAAAATGTTCTGGAAGCACTGTTTCCAGATAATTTCTCAtccaaaacaaattttattctttcaatgATAGAACTTTCATGTAGAAATTTAACTTCATGTTTGGTTGGATGTACGTTTACATCAATATTTTGTGGATGAATATCCAAGGAAATGTAACACCATGGATGGGTTTTTTTTGGAAGATAAAAAGTATAAAGTTCTTCTAACATCTTCCGAATTGCTGTGAAACAAAATACTCGTACATTTTAGCTACGAAAAATACTCAACTCAACATTGTGAAACTTACATGAAGATTCAATCAatctgttattaataaataaaagaaacaccattcttttatttgtataattcggatttgttattaatgcttgcattttaaatttgtaagtTTCATCTGTATGTTCAACTTCTAATAATTCTCTGAAAACTGGATTACCATAAAGTATCCTTacattgttcatttttgtaGAATTGTGGGGTGTACGAAcctaaaaatgtattttatattagtataataacataaaattgagATTATTATCTGAAGAAGATACCTGAGGTGTTATATCACCATATTTTTTTAGTGAAAATCCTACAGCAGGATTATGTATTGCATATTTAGTGACTACatctgcaattttattaaactcttCAGTTACGTTTGATAGAGCCTTCCTTCTTGTTgcaacattgtaaaataaattttctatcgttATCGTAGTGCCTTGATTTCCAGCACAAGGTTTTGGTGGAGCTTTTAGTTTGCTATCAATATACGATGCTCtagtacaaaattaattcagtgaaagaataatttaaatatgacaATTTTGTGATCATAACTTTTGTCACAGTTTATACATACTTATATGCACATTTTTCATCAGCTGTTTTTGTCATAATCGTTAAAAGTGCAATGTGACTCATACTGGCCAGAGCTTCTCCACGAAATCCGAAAGTTGATATGGATTGAAGATCTTCAAATGTTTGTAATTTACTTGTTGTAAATCGTTCACAAACAATTTCCATGTCATCTTTTCTAATCCCTGTACCATTGTCTTGTATCTAGTAAAATAACAGCAAGTTTTCTATAATCGTCTTTAGcagtaaaatatactaataagtacctgtaataatttcaaaccaCCTTCCTTAGCAAGGATTTGAATGTTAGTTGAGTTTGCGTCAAGACTAAAATGTTCGCAACGAATAAATGTTAGTGACAAATCATACGAGACAGTACATGGTTTTCAATGGCTAACCTGTtctcaattaattcttttaaagcATTTGCTGGTCTCTGAATTACTTCGCCAGCTGCAATTCTGTTTACCACAACTtcatccaatttatttatttttcccggTGCTGTATTCATATCAAATCACGTGTGTTGCAATCTTTggtcaaaatattgaaaaaatacttTGTAATTGAATGTTCTACGATAAATTATATCATCACATTGTAAACGATCTATAGTAATACACTCTGATATAGAAGacgaaataataagaatgaaaATCGAGTAGAAAATGTATACTCTTCGTAATTTGGCTGAAATCAGCATGTACACATACATATGCGTATTGTATAGTACTAATGAAACatacatttcattttcgcGCCAAAATATTGATGTAGAGACAcaacaataaatatgtatagataAGGTaagaaactataataaaaataattgaagttcAATGTTCATAATTCTGAACATTTGTATTGTAtgttacatttcatttttgacATTACGCGCCTTTTACAAGCAATGATCATATTCTTACACACCTTCAAGCCGTAGCTCGATCCGTTAACGAGGGTTAATAGagatattttctttgctctgattggttggCAATTTACTGGTGCGACAGTGCTGCTCTCACATtcaaagaagaagagagaaacggCAAGTAATCAAGAGAGCATGAAACCAACTCAACTAAATGTGGAGCAAGTCACACTGATGAACCTTGTTTCACTTTACCATGCATTCTCTACCGTCTTACTCTTTTCGCGCATCCATTCGGTTAGCACGCACAATCATACATAGAATATGATGGAtatcgttctatttctctctaccgtatctcgttctctttctacaGTACCTGTGCGAAGTTGAatgcgcagtaaaatggtggggatggGCGAGCCAGCTTAGAGAGTGCTAAAAGTGTATAGCAGTAGAGCCAATTACTGTCTATTGAATGCGCGTGTGTACATTCAACCTGTGGAGAATGTATTTACATAACCTATTGGCGGAAAATATTGTGACATGTAGATGATTTAATTTACATGCCAAAAGTTTGAAAGACAAAATGAAGCAATGCAAACTTTGTGGTGGAGTAGATTTTTACAAGGAAGCAGGATATTTTTTCTGTCAAACATGTCAGACACAAAACGAGGTACATTATTGTCATTTTCTTTCTCAAAAGGAGGTTATATTACTAACCTTGTATACCTTTATACAGGATATCAGAGAGGAAGTTCTCGAATTACGAGTAGATAATACGACTAGATTACGAAAAACAAGAATCAAATCATTGAGATCTCAGTGCTCAGGTATAatgtcattttttatttcatttaaaactataattcttaatattctaatataattgttcACATACATTTGGTTACCAGGTGAGGAACTCGGATGGACTTCTTGGGagatatacaattttgttttaattggGCTGACAAATGAACTTATAGAACTTGGAGTCCCAGCCAGCTTGAAACTAACAGTATTGCAATTGTGGGCAACATATTTAGGGAAGTTAGAAGTAGCATTCATTTCAACAAAAAGGAAATGCGCACCAAAATTGGCGAAGAGATACAATAAGAGGGatgcagaaattatttatggtaAAGTGCAATtacagaaaagaaagagaaaacgtAAAAAAACTGGCAGTAGTACAAATACCTCAATGATGTCTGGTTATCAGAGCGAAGGAAGTTCAATGCGAGAACTTggcaaaaataaagtaattaatttctacaatatttaacaacaaAGTAATGTAACATTTGAATTATGGTAtatgttattcaattttttcagaGACTGTTAGTAAATGCAGATTACGATAGGTTTCTTCAGTCACAAGCTAGTTCAGACGGTGAAGGTCTTAGTACATTCGCTCCGAGTGCATATAGCGTCCAGTCTAGTTCAGTGAAGTCTTCGGGTAATGAAGAAAGGTCAGTACTCCTTAAATTGTttctataaacaattattataatgttgtatatttttagattGCGATTTAGTTCTCATGCTAAAGaggaaacaagaaaaattaaaaaattatccaaaCATGTACCTAGGCACAAAAGAGTTAATTATAAAGCAAAACATATAAGTACTCAATACAAAATAGGACCACATGTAATTACACCAATGAGGCTCTGGGCGATTATATATCTTGCCCTTAGGATACATAATCAACCTATACAATTAGGAGATATGTTGaggtatataatacaaaataagtaCATTGTTATTGTTCTTGTtaagttatatttttcgtttgcAGGTACGGTAGAGAGGGgcatttatcttattataaattagacCATTTATTGCCACCAGAAGTCTCTTTATCAAAAAGCGAAATTCATTGTTTGACACCAAACGTTGAAATTACTCATAGAGGAATGAGACGTCTTGCAGCAAGTATGGCTAAGTTTCTTGGTGTTTGGGAGATAGTGTGCCCGGATTTTTTACCTCTGGTTAATAGATATTGTCAAGAATTGGGATTACCaagtatgtaaaatattcattatttatatatttttatcttataattTGCATGTAACGATATACTATTTTCAGGAGGTTTACAGTTGTACATCGAACGATTGATAGCTCTGACTGTTCCAAAGATGATGTTTACCAAAGAGAAATCATATATTCCAAACTACGAGGGGCGCGCAATGGCGTTTATCATTGTTGTATTGAAAACGTTATTTGCTTTGGACGATCTAACTGAATATCAAATTAGTAAGATATCAGAGAAGATCAATAGGTGAGTAAAAACAAATGAACGTCTATTTGCatgtcaaattatttttcatgtatTGAACCTCAAAATctagaattatattatcagTCACTATAACAAAATGCAgcatgaaaattattgttctcAATTACAATCGCGTGGGATGTGCTGTGGTAGATCAAATAGTATAGATAAAAGATTAAGAGTCGGAGAACATAGATGTTACGAAAATAGTTACCCATGTATTATCGTACATGGTGGTGCAGGGGATTTCAGTAATGATATAATCGTGGAGAAAATGACAGGTTGCAAAAAGGCTGCCATAAATGgatataagaaattattagacgGCCAAAGTTCGATAGATGCCGTAGAGACTGCTTTATGGTGGTTGGAATGCGACGAGTTTTATAATTGTAGTTACGGGtctgtattaaatgaaagagGTATTGCagtctttaaattattaaccgtATGGTAGTTGTATTACAACGGTGGAAAcgtatttgtttaaacgttAATGCCCTCAACGTAGGACAAGTGCAAATGGATGCAAGTTTGATGGATGGTTTATCATTCAAATGTGGATCAGTAGCAGCCGTGTCAGACATAGAGCACCCTATATCGCTTGCAAAATATGTGTTgcataattttccaaatacaCTTTTTGTGGGCGATGGTGCTAAGAATTTAGCAAAATACGCTGGTTTAAATTGGATATCTGAGGGGAATATGGTAGCGCCACTGGCACGATTGGCATTAAAATCATCAGATGGGGAAGCAGAAAATGATATAGATAATCTAAGTTTACTGGGGGAAGATATGTTAACAAGTAAAATAACTGAAGAGTAGACCAAATCATCCATCTacattttaaatggaattgtGCAGACGATTTGGGACTACtagcatatttatttaattaccatTTGTAGATAGCTCTGACACCGTTGGTTGCATAGCATACGATGGCCGTAGGATTGCTGTTGGCAGTACTACAGGTggtctaaataaaaagttggTAGGAAGAGTAGGAGACACTCCAATATTGGGTTGTGGAGTTTTTGCAACGAGAAATGCAGGTTGCTGTGTAACAGGGCATGGGGAGACTATAATGAAAATGGGACTATCGCGTGCCATTGTGGAAGACATTGAACACGGTTTTACGGGGGAGGAAGCTTTGTATAAACATTTCACTGTCATGTCCCAGAAATTTGATAAGTCCGGTGGCGCGGTTGTATTCGAATCAAATGGTCGTTGGGCGACTTATTTCACTTCTGAAAAGATGCCATATGCGGTGATAGAAGATGATGTGATCACATTCGGTGCTAGAATACATGaagaaaaacgagaaataTATGGCGCTGATACTTTCAAAAGTTGCAGCTGCGAATGCCCCgttgtaattaaattcacAATGTGGAGAACAATGAATCTTTGCACGTCTTATGAACGTGTTCATATTTTATGTTGCAGCACGGCTATTCCATTGGGCCTGTTAAACGAAAAGTTATTTAGTTTTCGTGAATGGCAGTATTACATTGAAGGCAGGAAGATAATACTGACGCATTCGCATTATCCGACGAAAATTAAGTATTGTCCGAACACTCACGGCATAGATGACTTGTACATAAAATTTCTGGAATTTATTACTTCCAAGGCGGATAAGGAACCAGACATCAAGAATTCGAAACACTGTTTATCAGAGGAACTCACTCAGGCCATgactaaatatatttgtaatttaaattccaACGACGATACACCTAAAGCGATAGACATTTTTCCGCCTTCTTTAACTCCGCTTCATTCGTATTTGCAACATTTGTTGGACAATCCTCTTTACGACATACCCGCTGTCTTTAGAAGTGATTTTTTCCTTACAAAAGTGGGCTACACGACTAAACCTGAATCGTAAGTAGTCTGAGGCAATTCTTAAATCAAgtcacaaataatatatttatcagtAATATGAACTAtctaagaattatattttaatgaatttcatgTTCCCTGACACGGAGATTATTTATGACTTGACCTAATATTTACCTATAAAGATTGATTGTATTGAGTAGAAAGAAGTTACACTGATGTGTGCTTAATTTTCAGTCTTGTTGAATTAGCGATGCAATGCGGTATTCAATTAGATATTGTGGACTCGCGTTTGCATTTTATCGAAAAGATTGTTCCTCCCTTTGAACAACCTAGAATGCCGAGTATTGATGAGATGAAACAGTTCGTCGATGTGGAAGACGATGATAAGCACGAGCGTGCGGACAGAAACGAAAATGTGAGCGATTACGTGTACAGAAAAATACCATGTAAAGTAACAATCGACATTCCCAAAGAATTGTATTACAACAGTATTAGATCCacaatagaaaatagtaaCCATAAATCGGAGGATTTTACATTTATGGAAACTTTACCGGATGGTAGATTAGCAATTCCCGACGACGACAGCGAAGCAGtggaaaaaaatgtaaatctgGTTCAGAGTGTTACCGAGGAAATATTAGGCTTAGAAAACAAGTTTTATAGTCGATACAATTTGAGTTTAACTACTGCCGAAAAGGAGGCCATACAAAAACCTCACTTTAACGAGAGGATACGcttcgcgaaagaaaaattacagcCTATGAGAAACAGCAGAGGCcaattcgttaaaaaatctGTCTCGACCGTGCATCGTGAAGAACGAGAGGAGTATTCTCTCTccgatttaaatgattttacttttaatagtAGTGTCAAAACTAATATCAAAGAAGATAGTTTATTGCTGAGGAACGGCATAGATATCAACAGTATAGATATAGATAACATGAGCATggacaacaattttttaaaattagacGAATCCTTCAATCTGAGTCAATTTTCTTTGGGTCTAGACGGTTTAGTTTCAACACCAAAAACAAAGGAAAACTCGTgtgtgaaaaataatagacaCCATTTTTTAAGACCATTCAAAGATTATTGGATGTATCATTGTATCTTCAGTCGCGTGAAATCAAAAAATTTTGCAGTATTCGAGAAATCTTTGCCACGGAGCTTTCGGTGGCTGTTAAATGAGTGTGCACTTGCCGTGGAAATGTCTGTGGAAGAGCTTTACGAAGAAGTATGTTTACTAGAATCGTATCTTCTGTACGTTTCGAAAAGTTCGCACAACAAAGACAATTGCAGTAGCATGGACTCGACGTCCAAAAGTCAATTAAATCACATCTTAAAAAAGTGGTGATATACAATATAAGACTGTCTGCAACGAAATGTAATGTatagtacaaaaatatatgaaattattactataatttttctatattattctgtCAAGGCCTCCCCTCTTCTATTTAGAAATCGcgtcatttttaattgttcgtagattatattcttattttattagtcccattgaaatgtaaaaataatatactagaTGAATTCATCAAGTAGAATTTCAATTGGGTTTTGATTAAACTTTTAATCGTTTTCAATTGTCAGGATAAAttgctgaataaaataatgaatggCGAGTGGGTCGGTGTTTGATTGTGTGGGTAACACACCTGAGCGCCATAAAACTGGCCGTCGATAAGTTACCGATCGCGTCGAAGTGTTCGGGAAACCGAAGCCGCGCTAGTTTATGGCTCGGTCGTAGATGAGCGTGCAAATCGAGCAACTGTTGCACTCTCGCGTAGGGCATCTTAGCGGTTCCCGGTGTGCGTGTTTCTCGTCCCGAGCGAGCCTTGGGCTCGAGGGGCGACGGACCGTTCCGTCAGTAGTAAACACACCAGCTGGCGCGAGGTAGTGTCGGATGGCTGTCATCATTCCACGGTCTTGCTGCCACGGTACGTGGACCGTATACGATCAAGCAGTTTTGTGTACAGTCCGGCCGCGTGTGTATCGGCGATCGGTACCCGAGGAGCTCGCACGGGATATTCGTACGTGTGTGCGGGTGAAAGACAGTTTCAATTTCGACTTCAGTTTCGGTTATCAAGTGCATCTGTTGTCGTCCGCGAAATTGCCCGTTATCGAGAGTTTATCCAAAAGTGCACGTCGTTTCTTTCCTT encodes:
- the LOC144467550 gene encoding isoaspartyl peptidase/L-asparaginase, whose product is MQHENYCSQLQSRGMCCGRSNSIDKRLRVGEHRCYENSYPCIIVHGGAGDFSNDIIVEKMTGCKKAAINGYKKLLDGQSSIDAVETALWWLECDEFYNCSYGSVLNERGQVQMDASLMDGLSFKCGSVAAVSDIEHPISLAKYVLHNFPNTLFVGDGAKNLAKYAGLNWISEGNMVAPLARLALKSSDGEAENDIDNLSLLGEDMLTNSSDTVGCIAYDGRRIAVGSTTGGLNKKLVGRVGDTPILGCGVFATRNAGCCVTGHGETIMKMGLSRAIVEDIEHGFTGEEALYKHFTVMSQKFDKSGGAVVFESNGRWATYFTSEKMPYAVIEDDVITFGARIHEEKREIYGADTFKSCSCECPVVIKFTMWRTMNLCTSYE
- the Roe1 gene encoding grpE protein homolog, mitochondrial Roe1, producing the protein MASIVAPVALRFTRITIDSLHNINKNILLRLSQQSYISRQKHEYSTITEEKKSDNGEPNSPLSDTTEAEKKLKADLDPINKELMDLKSSKSELEDKYKRALADGENLRIRLMKQIDDAKLFGIQSFCKDLLEVADILGKATESVPQDELTNQNPHLKTLFEGLTMTEAQLHKVFKKHGLVSMNPLNEKFDPNQHEALFQQEVIGKEPGTVVVVSKLGYKLHERVVRPALVGVAKG
- the Mlh1 gene encoding DNA mismatch repair ATPase Mlh1, translating into MNTAPGKINKLDEVVVNRIAAGEVIQRPANALKELIENSLDANSTNIQILAKEGGLKLLQIQDNGTGIRKDDMEIVCERFTTSKLQTFEDLQSISTFGFRGEALASMSHIALLTIMTKTADEKCAYKASYIDSKLKAPPKPCAGNQGTTITIENLFYNVATRRKALSNVTEEFNKIADVVTKYAIHNPAVGFSLKKYGDITPQVRTPHNSTKMNNVRILYGNPVFRELLEVEHTDETYKFKMQALITNPNYTNKRMVFLLFINNRLIESSSIRKMLEELYTFYLPKKTHPWCYISLDIHPQNIDVNVHPTKHEVKFLHESSIIERIKFVLDEKLSGNSASRTFYVQARLPKADITKEVLKEVLPEYEKESTEKTKKARPQEMIRTDSSNQKLDKFNFTVETGMKNAGINNSSQPEQSENNISINKVNIEQSVLYNARLKDEDDTDQGKTDETQCPTLNENTNNKLSPVKKLSTELPNTPWSDIINESSQSTSSELEQPNNIISTIFNSNENQENVDSIQNNFEDINNTSAVNDSIQEKCIDEVAVEARKRVLKYFANRPNTINEEKKLVENSSPFEEETEINNKTDNQSNADSLESHETKESCSNKNEDSKSSHSFKSYTVNNFRREVKLTSVLRLRKEVEDELHEGLKQILSDLVFVGCIDEHFALIQSGVNLYLCNTKKLAEELFYEIMLYDFANYGVIKFSDPISLYDLAMLGLESSEAGWTEEDGKKEDLATSVKELLLEKADMLKEYFSVVIDKKGNLKSLPVLLEKYFPYEAGLPLYILRLATEVDWSAEKHCFKTFCRETAMYYSRMNPVHNTYDWRYITEHVLYAAIKESLLPPKHFAHDSTILQIANLPDLYKVFERC
- the Taf1b gene encoding TATA box-binding protein-associated factor RNA polymerase I subunit B, coding for MKQCKLCGGVDFYKEAGYFFCQTCQTQNEDIREEVLELRVDNTTRLRKTRIKSLRSQCSGEELGWTSWEIYNFVLIGLTNELIELGVPASLKLTVLQLWATYLGKLEVAFISTKRKCAPKLAKRYNKRDAEIIYGKVQLQKRKRKRKKTGSSTNTSMMSGYQSEGSSMRELGKNKRLLVNADYDRFLQSQASSDGEGLSTFAPSAYSVQSSSVKSSGNEERLRFSSHAKEETRKIKKLSKHVPRHKRVNYKAKHISTQYKIGPHVITPMRLWAIIYLALRIHNQPIQLGDMLRYGREGHLSYYKLDHLLPPEVSLSKSEIHCLTPNVEITHRGMRRLAASMAKFLGVWEIVCPDFLPLVNRYCQELGLPRGLQLYIERLIALTVPKMMFTKEKSYIPNYEGRAMAFIIVVLKTLFALDDLTEYQISKISEKINSTAIPLGLLNEKLFSFREWQYYIEGRKIILTHSHYPTKIKYCPNTHGIDDLYIKFLEFITSKADKEPDIKNSKHCLSEELTQAMTKYICNLNSNDDTPKAIDIFPPSLTPLHSYLQHLLDNPLYDIPAVFRSDFFLTKVGYTTKPESLVELAMQCGIQLDIVDSRLHFIEKIVPPFEQPRMPSIDEMKQFVDVEDDDKHERADRNENVSDYVYRKIPCKVTIDIPKELYYNSIRSTIENSNHKSEDFTFMETLPDGRLAIPDDDSEAVEKNVNLVQSVTEEILGLENKFYSRYNLSLTTAEKEAIQKPHFNERIRFAKEKLQPMRNSRGQFVKKSVSTVHREEREEYSLSDLNDFTFNSSVKTNIKEDSLLLRNGIDINSIDIDNMSMDNNFLKLDESFNLSQFSLGLDGLVSTPKTKENSCVKNNRHHFLRPFKDYWMYHCIFSRVKSKNFAVFEKSLPRSFRWLLNECALAVEMSVEELYEEVCLLESYLLYVSKSSHNKDNCSSMDSTSKSQLNHILKKW